In a genomic window of bacterium:
- a CDS encoding DUF1800 domain-containing protein — protein MVNEGATLGAAAARHLLRRTGFGALARDVSRYTGLSRGAAADRLVGFKAKAFKPGGSYFEQAHDKWVTYILKAKFPLMEKLALFWHDHFAVAIAKVIDVKRMGLYVGLLHQHCNGNLKTFVKAMNKDAAMMEFLDTVRNDKGIPNENYARELQELFTLGVYDLAGQPNYTQADIVQIARAFTGWTYDGSNKPRFDDYRHDYAAEFPERGPKTLFAGRPGFPAGGASFASPEGATEIDQVVDVLFQHTDSQGKNTVARRTAYRLCEYFAHPQPSLAFVDQIVAHSGFDVSFDIRRLVRSLLCHDEFYASAAGPPYTEASRKSVRWPIDYVVGTLRILGLKPRGRYQVIQGGSYRRVFDHLGNMGQTLMDPPSVFGWDWETSWVSSSTLLARYNFARDIIMARWGGGALKTDRLVNTGLTDPGAIVDAVTDLFGVRDQLSPAERQVFVDYLTENGTVPSIDLRNWDVRNTKLNGLFALVMQSPAYQLH, from the coding sequence ATGGTCAACGAGGGGGCAACGCTCGGCGCGGCGGCGGCGCGACACCTCCTGCGGCGCACCGGGTTCGGGGCGCTCGCACGCGACGTGAGCCGCTACACGGGGCTCTCCCGCGGCGCCGCGGCCGACCGCCTGGTGGGCTTCAAGGCGAAGGCCTTCAAGCCGGGCGGCAGCTACTTCGAGCAGGCCCACGACAAGTGGGTCACGTACATCCTCAAGGCGAAGTTCCCGCTCATGGAGAAGCTCGCGCTCTTCTGGCACGACCACTTCGCCGTCGCGATCGCGAAGGTGATCGACGTGAAGCGGATGGGGCTCTACGTCGGCCTGCTCCATCAGCACTGCAACGGCAACCTGAAGACCTTCGTCAAGGCGATGAACAAGGACGCCGCGATGATGGAGTTCCTGGACACGGTCCGGAACGACAAGGGCATCCCGAACGAGAACTACGCCCGCGAGCTCCAGGAGCTGTTCACGTTGGGCGTCTACGACCTCGCCGGGCAGCCCAACTACACGCAGGCCGACATCGTGCAGATCGCGCGCGCGTTCACCGGCTGGACCTACGACGGCAGCAACAAGCCGCGCTTCGACGACTACCGGCACGACTACGCCGCCGAGTTCCCCGAGCGCGGGCCGAAGACGCTCTTCGCGGGGCGCCCGGGCTTTCCCGCCGGCGGCGCGTCGTTCGCGAGCCCCGAGGGCGCGACCGAGATCGACCAGGTGGTCGACGTCCTCTTCCAGCACACCGACTCGCAGGGCAAGAACACGGTCGCGCGCCGCACCGCCTACCGGCTCTGCGAGTACTTCGCGCACCCGCAGCCGAGCCTGGCGTTCGTCGACCAGATCGTCGCGCACTCGGGCTTCGACGTGAGCTTCGACATCCGCCGTCTCGTCCGCTCGCTCCTGTGCCACGACGAATTCTACGCCAGCGCCGCCGGCCCGCCGTACACGGAGGCGAGCCGGAAGTCGGTGCGCTGGCCGATCGACTACGTCGTCGGCACGCTGCGCATCCTCGGCCTGAAGCCGCGCGGCCGCTACCAAGTGATCCAGGGCGGCAGCTACCGCCGCGTCTTCGACCACCTCGGCAACATGGGGCAGACGCTGATGGACCCGCCGAGCGTCTTCGGCTGGGACTGGGAGACGAGCTGGGTCAGCAGCTCGACGTTGCTCGCCCGCTACAACTTCGCGCGCGACATCATCATGGCGCGGTGGGGCGGCGGCGCCCTCAAGACGGATCGTCTCGTCAACACCGGCCTCACCGATCCCGGCGCCATCGTCGACGCCGTCACCGACCTCTTCGGCGTGCGCGACCAGCTGAGCCCGGCCGAGCGCCAGGTCTTCGTCGACTATCTCACCGAGAACGGCACCGTGCCGTCGATCGACCTGCGGAACTGGGACGTGCGCAACACGAAGCTGAACGGCCTCTTCGCGCTGGTGATGCAGTCGCCGGCCTACCAGCTCCACTGA
- a CDS encoding DUF1501 domain-containing protein: MNVTRRQFLQRTGAATAGALLGPGLFAHPLVRSAMADTIGDRYFIVLFLDGGNDGQNTVIPRSNGSANLRTLYDGYRRTGGGGIAVPAAALAATAIGNCPGTGAQLGLHPGLAGFGGRPGVGGLKALYDAGKVAVIQGCGYPDYSLSHEESRVIWQTGNPLGVPGLTGTGWGGRHLAHPAYGYGGTQVPAVTIGSSVAPELRQSGTSVLAIDRLEDFGFPYDYDFDDDTATKREAFRRLHQDLAAGDALPSKAYLGASGHATLVSSESYPQLHDLYQADRASWSAQYDGLDRSTGYDLREIAKIIYGSAQGVPNIGARFFALANGGYDTHSDQGAAQPTGQHFGLLAEIGAAIKIFYDDVASMGLAHKVCLLVWSEFARRIPQNDNGTDHGSQGPMFVVGGSVNGGVYGNHPDIANLDWNENTVYRQAPGPHRSTDFRDVYGTILTRWVNMPPAAVAADILPVDTEGPASDYWQTANFNLGFLP, translated from the coding sequence ATGAACGTCACACGACGCCAGTTCCTGCAGCGCACCGGCGCCGCGACGGCCGGCGCGCTGCTCGGCCCGGGCCTCTTCGCCCATCCCCTGGTCCGCAGCGCGATGGCCGACACCATCGGCGATCGCTACTTCATCGTGCTCTTCCTCGACGGCGGGAACGACGGGCAGAACACCGTCATCCCGCGTTCCAACGGCAGCGCGAACCTGCGCACGCTGTACGACGGCTACCGTCGCACGGGCGGCGGCGGCATCGCCGTCCCCGCGGCGGCGCTCGCGGCCACGGCGATCGGCAACTGTCCCGGCACCGGCGCCCAGCTCGGCCTCCACCCCGGTCTCGCCGGCTTCGGCGGCAGGCCGGGCGTCGGCGGCCTGAAGGCGCTCTACGACGCCGGCAAGGTCGCCGTCATCCAGGGCTGCGGCTACCCCGACTACAGCCTCTCGCACGAGGAGTCGCGGGTGATCTGGCAGACGGGGAACCCGCTCGGGGTGCCGGGCCTGACGGGCACGGGCTGGGGCGGACGGCACCTGGCCCATCCGGCGTACGGCTACGGCGGCACGCAGGTGCCCGCCGTCACCATCGGCAGCTCGGTGGCGCCGGAGCTGCGGCAGTCGGGCACGAGCGTGCTCGCCATCGACCGCCTCGAGGACTTCGGCTTCCCGTACGACTACGACTTCGACGACGACACCGCGACCAAGCGCGAGGCGTTCCGCCGGCTCCACCAGGATCTCGCCGCAGGCGATGCGCTGCCGAGCAAGGCCTATCTCGGCGCCAGCGGGCATGCGACGCTCGTCAGCAGCGAGAGCTACCCGCAGCTCCACGACCTCTACCAGGCCGACCGCGCGAGCTGGAGCGCGCAGTACGACGGCCTCGACCGCAGCACCGGCTACGACCTGCGCGAGATCGCCAAGATCATCTACGGCAGCGCGCAGGGCGTCCCGAACATCGGCGCGCGCTTCTTCGCGCTCGCCAACGGCGGCTACGACACGCACTCCGACCAGGGCGCCGCGCAGCCCACCGGGCAGCACTTCGGCCTGCTCGCCGAGATCGGCGCGGCGATCAAGATCTTCTACGACGACGTCGCCAGCATGGGCCTCGCCCACAAGGTCTGCCTCCTCGTCTGGAGCGAGTTCGCGCGCCGCATCCCGCAGAACGACAACGGCACCGACCACGGCTCGCAGGGGCCGATGTTCGTCGTCGGCGGCAGCGTGAACGGCGGCGTCTACGGCAATCACCCGGACATCGCGAACCTCGACTGGAACGAGAACACCGTCTATCGCCAGGCGCCCGGGCCGCACCGCTCGACGGACTTCCGCGACGTCTACGGCACCATCCTGACGCGCTGGGTGAACATGCCTCCCGCGGCCGTGGCGGCCGACATCCTCCCGGTCGACACCGAGGGGCCGGCGTCCGACTACTGGCAGACGGCCAACTTCAACCTGGGGTTCCTGCCGTAG
- a CDS encoding Ppx/GppA family phosphatase: MRLAAIDLGTNSVHMVIADVTPDGRIVVVDRVKEMVRLGRKAFTTGRLAPETMTLASKALRTFGRLARARKVQRLRTVATSAVREARNGAAFVARLRRETGMPIKVISGLEEARLIFQAARHAIGLEGGPHLLVDVGGGSVELSLAYDGKPLWLESLPLGVARLTDTFLTKDPPSAGQVQRLERHLAHEMGALERAKRAGAVQAVGTSGTINTLVAMALAARGEESARLHGAHATADEIARIRRRVLQVSAADRTELPGMDQKRIDLMPAAVVLVDTILQRAGGPDLVACSWALREGVLLDLAGVGGQTRTGTTGVRRRSVEALAHRWVGADVHGRHVAVLARQLFDALAGDLGLPIESREMLEYAALLHDVGRAVEHDRHQRHTYYIVKNSELLGFSPVEIEMLAQVARGHRKQPPRLSDPEVEVLPPARRRIVRGLAALLRVADALDRTHQGVISSLDVSRSEGRLVIRVDAGAERAELELWAAERRTDLLGRLLDRPVLLRARRASRARGEERLRARAGR; this comes from the coding sequence GTGCGTCTCGCCGCGATCGACCTCGGAACCAACTCGGTGCACATGGTCATCGCCGACGTCACGCCCGACGGTCGCATCGTCGTCGTCGACCGCGTGAAGGAGATGGTCCGTCTCGGCCGCAAGGCGTTCACGACCGGTCGCCTCGCACCCGAGACCATGACGCTCGCCTCGAAGGCGCTGCGCACGTTCGGGCGGCTGGCGCGGGCGCGCAAGGTGCAGCGCCTGCGCACCGTCGCCACGAGCGCCGTGCGCGAGGCGCGCAACGGGGCGGCGTTCGTCGCCCGCCTGCGGCGCGAGACCGGGATGCCCATCAAGGTCATCTCCGGGCTCGAGGAGGCGCGCCTGATCTTCCAGGCGGCGCGGCACGCCATCGGCCTCGAGGGCGGACCGCACCTCCTCGTCGACGTCGGCGGCGGCAGCGTCGAGCTGTCGCTGGCCTACGACGGCAAGCCGCTGTGGCTGGAAAGCCTGCCGCTCGGCGTCGCGCGTCTCACCGACACGTTCCTCACGAAGGATCCGCCGAGCGCGGGCCAGGTCCAGCGTCTCGAGCGCCACCTCGCGCACGAGATGGGCGCGCTCGAGCGCGCCAAGCGCGCCGGCGCGGTGCAGGCGGTGGGCACGTCGGGGACCATCAATACGCTCGTCGCCATGGCGCTGGCGGCGCGGGGCGAAGAATCGGCGCGCCTCCACGGCGCGCACGCGACCGCGGACGAGATCGCGCGCATCCGGCGCCGCGTGCTCCAGGTGTCGGCCGCCGACCGCACCGAGCTGCCGGGCATGGATCAGAAGCGCATCGACCTGATGCCGGCGGCGGTCGTCCTCGTCGACACCATTCTGCAGCGGGCGGGCGGGCCCGACCTCGTCGCCTGCTCGTGGGCGCTGCGCGAGGGGGTGCTGCTCGACCTGGCGGGCGTCGGCGGCCAGACGCGGACCGGCACCACCGGGGTTCGGCGGCGCTCGGTCGAGGCGCTCGCCCACCGCTGGGTCGGCGCCGACGTGCACGGGCGGCACGTCGCCGTGCTGGCCCGCCAGCTGTTCGACGCGCTCGCCGGCGACCTCGGGCTGCCCATCGAGTCGCGCGAGATGCTCGAGTACGCCGCGCTGCTGCACGACGTCGGGCGCGCCGTCGAGCACGACCGCCACCAGCGGCATACCTACTACATCGTCAAGAACAGCGAGCTGCTCGGATTCTCGCCCGTGGAGATCGAGATGCTCGCCCAGGTCGCCCGCGGACACCGCAAGCAGCCGCCGCGGCTCTCCGATCCGGAGGTCGAGGTGCTGCCGCCCGCGCGGCGGCGTATCGTGCGCGGGCTCGCGGCACTCCTGCGCGTCGCCGACGCTCTCGACCGGACCCATCAGGGTGTGATTAGCTCGCTCGACGTGTCGCGCTCCGAGGGTCGGCTCGTGATCCGGGTCGACGCGGGCGCCGAACGCGCGGAGCTCGAGCTGTGGGCCGCGGAACGACGGACAGACCTGCTGGGACGGCTGCTGGATCGCCCGGTCCTCCTGCGCGCCCGCCGCGCCAGCCGCGCGCGCGGCGAGGAACGCTTGCGGGCCCGCGCCGGACGCTGA